GGGTATCTCTGTTGCGCCTCGCAGCTTCCGACGAGACCACATCGAGGGATACCATCTTTTTCATGTCGCGGGCGCGCTGAAAAAGCGATTCAAGGTTTCGGGGACTGTCTGCGAGCAATCCTTCAGCGTGAATCAGTTCAACCTTCCCCACATCGAATCCGCCAAAACCCATGTCGCGCACGCGGCGGGCCGCGGAAGGAGAGGCGAAAACGATGCGCCCGGCGGAAGCATCCGCTCCTGCGCCCTGCCCCGCCATGGGGCTCACCGTACAAAAAATCCCGGTGCCCTCGCGCCCGCCGGAAGTGTCGAGAAGGGCCTCGACCCCTGCAGACTTAAGGCCGGCGCGGACGACATCGCCGCACGCGTCGGCAGCGACAGATCCGGCAAACGAAGCCTTTGTGCCTACGAGAGAGGCCGCGCGCACCGCATTGAGCGCAGCCCCGCCGGCCGCGTAAAAAATCCTGCCCTGGCCCTGCGCCGCTCTCTCTTCCAGGTATGAGAGAATACTGTGCGCCCGTGCTGCATCGAGGTGCACGGGAGCTCCCGAAGCCAGCCAGGAGAATGCTGTTCTGAACGCGTTCCAGGCCTGAATTTCAAGCTCCACCGAGATGTCGCACATGGCGTGCCCGATGCCGAGGATTTGCGCGCGGGAATACCCTTTTGCTTGACTCATGCATCCACCATATGCTAGTGTGGCTCCGCCGTGCAAGCGGCGAGAGGGGCGCTTGGCTCAGTTGGTCAGAGCGGCTGGTTTACACCCAGTAGGTCGGCGGTTCAAATCCGTCAGCGCCCATAATGAATTACGAGATATTGCATCCTTCCAAAATCACTGGCACCATGAAAGGCAAATGCGGGGCATCATGAGCCCGTTTCCGGATTCTCTATGAGGCACCCGGCAGGCGATGTATATTGAAAGTGGCCAATGACGAAATCCTGGCCGGGAAAATCGAATGAACAAACTGAGAACTTTTTATACCATCGCGAAATACCGAAGCTTTACCAAAGCAGGAGAGTTGCTCGGCCTCACACAACCCGCAGTAAGCCTTCAGATGAAGGCCCTCGAAGAAGAGTACTGTACGAAATTGTTCGAACGAATCGGGA
The window above is part of the Candidatus Micrarchaeia archaeon genome. Proteins encoded here:
- a CDS encoding PfkB family carbohydrate kinase, whose translation is MSQAKGYSRAQILGIGHAMCDISVELEIQAWNAFRTAFSWLASGAPVHLDAARAHSILSYLEERAAQGQGRIFYAAGGAALNAVRAASLVGTKASFAGSVAADACGDVVRAGLKSAGVEALLDTSGGREGTGIFCTVSPMAGQGAGADASAGRIVFASPSAARRVRDMGFGGFDVGKVELIHAEGLLADSPRNLESLFQRARDMKKMVSLDVVSSEAARRNRDTLKRLIRRYADFVFCNKGEFEALSMELADCRPEIVWLIKADRAGVDCCAEGQRIHVDAPQCAVVDELGAGDAFAGAFLSGRLAGLPLDRCLRLGTEGAACALQSRGPEPDARCLGALSREILAG